The sequence TGCTGAGAcaacaacgatttaccggtttcgaccttttattcaaaaatcTTCATCAGAATCGTATATGGGCAGGTGTTAGCAAAACGAAGATCAAATACCACTATgagtcccctagcggcttcctatggtactgcaggagaaATTACTGTTTTTGCATCTTAAATTCTGGATATgcaatggtcatgatttttgggtgCCAGATAGCTCTTTTTCGGGGTCTTATCACTTGTCAACCGTGTAATAAACCCAAACACCAGTCGGCCACGTAACCTGCTAGGGATGCTAAACACAACATCGGACAACACAGTTGATTCATTTCAAATTTGAATGGGCAGAGTGTGTATTCATACATTAGATTCATCTCATATTTCTGAAGCTATTTTGCTTTTGATGTGCACGTTCTGGTTAGTATGACATATTTGAGGGGGGTGGGGTGTCCAGAGCATTGATTGACGGATGGATGCGTTTGTCTGTAAATGGCAGAGACCTCGTGAGAGATTTTATCTGTCACAGACAGAGCGCTCAGTGTTCCCAAACTATCTACCAGGCAGCCCACAGCTGTATTGTGCTGCCGAAAATGGGTGGGGCTGAAATTCATCCTTGCTCAGAAGAATGGTCAGCAGGAATGCTTTTAGGTGTGACTGGGGTCAAGTTTAATCCGGTAGCCATGGAGTCTTTCTGGTGACGATGATGATGTCATCGCGACCATGGCTTCCTCCTCTATTCCATCTTAACCACCGGGTCGTTTGGGGCGAGACATTCAACTTACCAATTGCAAACAAAAATGGGCTGCTAGTTTCtgcaacaatatttttttccacaCGTGACCTTCACCCGGAGTTGTCCACACCTTCCCAATGTTTCCAAACCGAGCTGATTGAGCGAGCACGTGGGATAGAGTTACGGCAGTAACCACAAACTACCATTAGAAAGGCAATACTGATACGGCCTTTCTACACAGAGGTGGAGACCGTTTGAGTGATAAAAAAGGTCTGATCTCTCAGCGGTCGCTCAGTAAGCATATTCCAGTGATCTCTCAATATAAGCGTTTAAGTTGCTATCAAATTTGGACTGGTTCAAAACTGTCGGAGCATTTCCACAGAAACAACATTTTCAGGCGTTTTGGCAACTGCCAAGCCACCGCAGACCTTCCCGCAATGTCTCGGATGGGTACAAGTCATGTAAGCAGGGGGTAACGGCCATACGACACTTTGGGAAAGTTTGGTCTGTCAGGGGTGACCACGAAATAACAGGTGCTGTTATCAGGGTGAGCTCTTGACCCCAAAGTCGATGGACTGAggcagatacatgtaacgttaccgtgTCTCGAGCTGAGGCTCAACACTTCTTACAAACCTAAGACGTGTCTATCGATCCACGAAGGCTTGAAGATTGAATATTCGGCTTTTCTTAGATAATTaataacaagttttttttccgGAAATCTCTTGTTTAAAGAGATAACGATATTTCTTCAATACTATCTCGTGTAGGCTTACGTCCCtacgtatacaaatgtattacatgtTGTAAGTATTTCGACTACAGTAACCTCTATTACGACAAATGTATTTACCTAATAGACTCCAAGAAGAGCTGGTTACATTGTTCTTCTAAGTTACCGCACACAGTAACTTCTACCGGCCCTTTTTTTAATCAGTTcgtcagagcctgatgttgcgaTCGATTTCACGAAGAAATGCGGATCGTACATCATACTCATATAGATCATAAATAACAATACATCAGAAAAGAATCACATCACAATCTTGCCTCGAATTTACATTGTGTCATCCGCTTTAACATTACCTCAGATTCAATATCATCATTACTTAACATCATATTGTTCCTCTTGTGTTCTAGGAAGCCGGGAAACAGCCTTCCTGCACGCCATCGTGTCCGCGGGAGTGGCGTACGGCGTGGCCCGAGCCTGCAGCACCGGGGAGCTGCAGGAGTGCAGCTGCAGCAAAGCCAAGACTAAGCCGCCTCCTGGCGCAGAGTCAGCCGGGGGAGAGTGGGAGTGGGGAGGGTGCTCCCATAACATCAGGTTCGGAGACAACCTGTCCAAAGAGTTTATGGACGCTAATGAAGTGGCCGCAGACGATACTGGACTAATGAACTTACACAACAACGAAGCAGGCAGAAAGGCAAGGCCACCTGTTCCATGTTCAACTGCAATTCCTATTGCCTGTAACATTCTCGTAGTTGAATCGGTATAAATACAGGAGACGTACAGCTATTGGGATGGGCAAGGCTGCATTCTTTGCCACGTGTTTTGGAAATagatattttattttcttcaattaAGAAGTCGTTCCAGGTCTTGGACACATACCGATACAAGTTTACCATCATCAGATGATGTTGAAATTCTATACTACCCTGTGTTTCCAAAAAGGGTCCCTGCTGCGATTTTGGACGTACtgcttttcaaaaaaaattattttttgttcattttcattcgtaacctttcctttcctttcaactCTAACATTaacagcaattttttttttttctgacagtcaATCAAGGCCAATATGAAGGTTACCTGCAAGTGTCACGGCGTGTCCGGGTCTTGCGCCACCATGGTCTGTTGGGAGTCCATGCCGAGCTTTCGACAAGTCGGAGACATTATCATGGGAAAGTACCACGGAGCCACGTACGTCAAGATCAACAAAAAGGGATCCAGATTACGTCCGagaaacaaaagacacaaacgCCCCACAGCACACGACGTGGTGTATCTGGACGATTCTCCAGACTACTGCGAAGTCGATGTGGCGAAGGGGTCGTACGGAACGCGCGGGCGGAAATGTAATAGAACAAGTGCGGGGGTAGACGGCTGTCAGCTACTCTGTTGTAACAGAGACTTCGTGTCGAGAGAGGAGACCACAGAGGAGAGTTGCAACTGCAAATTCAAATGGTGCTGCGAGGTCACTTGTAAGAAATGCAAGAAGAAAGAGCTGGTACATTACTGTAAATAGACTCCAGAAGACATGGTATGACGTCAAGGGGACTTGGATTTAACTTGACTTAAGCAACAGTGCTGTACTGCAAGTTGTGGATATGACAAATTTCTGTACATTATTATTGCCATTGTCATTATCATCTTTATATCGGAGGTGTTGATTGAGTCAAGACCGTAATCACAAGTTAGCGTTATGTGGAAACTATACCGAACTTGCATCCAAGTTATGTAATAATATGTAATGCTTTAAATAATGAAAAATCTGTAATTATCCATGGAAACAGTGTTAACCACATATAGGAGGGCACTTTGATATTGTGTAGCAACTGCTATGCATGTAATTATTCCAAATAATTGAATTTAGCATAAAAAATTATCAAACGTTGCAAGGTAGAGATACGAAAATACACACATTGTGGGGTGGGTGTACAGAAGACTTGGGACATGGTTTAAGGTCGAGAGTGTTCAGAAGACTGACTAGATCGAACCTGATGATTTGGCTTTTTGATTGAATAAAGCAACAAGGAAATATTGCCTCTTTCTCTGAACGGCCAATGGGCTAGATATGCACTGATGCAAGGGTCATTTCAAATACATGATATGTCAAGGCAGTTAAGGTCTTGGATGGCGAAACAGGTGGTCTTGAACATTGAGGCAGTCAAGATCTATCCGATTCCGTTGGCATGACTATAGTattgtgttctgttgtgtaGAGATGGGCTAAGCCGATTAAGAGCctgataacaaacaaaaactgacAAAACTCGCTGGGTGCCATTAAGAAAATTATGCCATGAGGCCATACTAAGTCAGTCACTTGGTCATTACAATTGAGAATTCCTTATTTTTTGTACACATTTGATCaaatttacaaagtttacattctccaatctattttcttgatttttttcgaTCCTAAATTTTCCTACTTTCTCTTGGCATGTATTTACTACTCTCGGCATAAGAACTGGGGGACTGGAACGAACTACTGAACTACTGTAATAGTAGACTGCAACAGGGCAACAGACTCTGTCAGCACCAGACCAAAGaattattcaaaatattcaacacTCACAAGACTTGCTGACAAATCATGGCCACTGCAGCTGACTTTGGGCACAGGGATTATTTGTGATTTTTAATTGCAATTAAAGTTTAGATGGGATTAAGGGagaacatctactaacataattctaccagggtacacaattccgccaccctgaaaatatatgtCCAAAgtgaaatcaaggaggttgaaaatcaACTTTTGATTTTAACTCCTTTTCCAAACAAATCTCAAAACAAACGTCCCACAGTATAAAGCACTCCTGTATGTCTAAattgtgcatacctggagggcGCTGCACGAGAGATCTcttaaacccactgtttttcaaagtggcagatttatgtaacctgacggattaatgttaatgtaggttaggccatgtacaatgtagctatAACTCAATTGAGTCTTATTGACATCACAAAAATCATAGTAATACATCAATAACTTCTCGAGTTTGTCCTCTCCAGAAAGATTCACacccacaacaacaaaaaagcaacGGCACCAAAAACATATCCTCCTTGGTGGTCAGGTACTAAAAGGTTAATTATCCACATACAGAGCTGTTCTGTTTGTACAACAGAAGGACCAACTGATACTTGC comes from Branchiostoma lanceolatum isolate klBraLanc5 chromosome 2, klBraLanc5.hap2, whole genome shotgun sequence and encodes:
- the LOC136428375 gene encoding protein Wnt-4-like isoform X2, with translation MQGPWWVTILLPSLLLSAVVPADGLWWLINKPGGARGGSNAIRWSTGEARRYCGAVPWPVRRQKIMCEKFPRATTKVREGANLGIQECQHQFKHRLWNCSTADISVLQRLLSIRSRETAFLHAIVSAGVAYGVARACSTGELQECSCSKAKTKPPPGAESAGGEWEWGGCSHNIRFGDNLSKEFMDANEVAADDTGLMNLHNNEAGRKSIKANMKVTCKCHGVSGSCATMVCWESMPSFRQVGDIIMGKYHGATYVKINKKGSRLRPRNKRHKRPTAHDVVYLDDSPDYCEVDVAKGSYGTRGRKCNRTSAGVDGCQLLCCNRDFVSREETTEESCNCKFKWCCEVTCKKCKKKELVHYCK
- the LOC136428375 gene encoding protein Wnt-4-like isoform X1 is translated as MQGPWWVTILLPSLLLSAVVPADGLWWLVPWALQLNMTYTARPTNISAPFSSPRLINKPGGARGGSNAIRWSTGEARRYCGAVPWPVRRQKIMCEKFPRATTKVREGANLGIQECQHQFKHRLWNCSTADISVLQRLLSIRSRETAFLHAIVSAGVAYGVARACSTGELQECSCSKAKTKPPPGAESAGGEWEWGGCSHNIRFGDNLSKEFMDANEVAADDTGLMNLHNNEAGRKSIKANMKVTCKCHGVSGSCATMVCWESMPSFRQVGDIIMGKYHGATYVKINKKGSRLRPRNKRHKRPTAHDVVYLDDSPDYCEVDVAKGSYGTRGRKCNRTSAGVDGCQLLCCNRDFVSREETTEESCNCKFKWCCEVTCKKCKKKELVHYCK